A single region of the Halorussus gelatinilyticus genome encodes:
- a CDS encoding 3-keto-5-aminohexanoate cleavage protein produces MVSDSSDSDGDSLHRNLYDDLAFDELEPSGTFTREAAERFFPVHEEKRIDTMDRPVVIECACPGWQPGGDHYPAVPDSKGEQIQELVDSVEAGAAAVHVHPRDEDRRPRWNDNELLVDLLDPVFEECGDVITFSQGWEVSPHADYVSGVADLLERGDGNKYCQGGVVLPPGLFGAGALHSVSSITEAVRYYEENGVKPVFQLYDTHVLRDLKHHVFDQDEAVWDPFVLCIRAGAHDSLTTGNDPWSYFKVISELHNVRQTVDNSVVGLYPGGRNWLPMLAMGLIAGANVVRVGIEDAYWKYPHSDELIEKNSEVVELAVELAEMLGREVVTDPVRAREILGMEYTSPR; encoded by the coding sequence ATGGTGTCAGATAGCTCCGATTCGGACGGCGACTCTCTACACAGGAATCTCTACGACGACCTCGCGTTCGACGAGCTAGAACCCTCGGGCACGTTCACGCGGGAGGCCGCCGAGCGGTTCTTCCCGGTCCACGAGGAGAAGCGAATCGACACGATGGACAGGCCCGTCGTCATCGAGTGCGCCTGTCCGGGGTGGCAACCCGGCGGCGACCACTATCCCGCAGTTCCGGACTCGAAGGGCGAGCAGATTCAGGAACTCGTAGACAGCGTCGAGGCCGGGGCCGCCGCGGTCCACGTCCACCCCCGCGACGAGGACCGCCGCCCGCGGTGGAACGACAACGAACTCCTCGTGGACCTACTCGACCCCGTGTTCGAGGAGTGCGGCGACGTGATAACCTTCAGTCAGGGGTGGGAGGTCAGTCCCCACGCCGACTACGTGTCGGGCGTCGCGGACCTCCTCGAACGCGGCGACGGGAACAAGTACTGTCAGGGTGGCGTCGTCCTCCCGCCCGGTCTGTTCGGCGCGGGCGCGCTCCACTCGGTGTCGTCCATCACGGAGGCGGTCCGGTACTACGAGGAGAACGGCGTCAAGCCCGTCTTCCAGTTGTACGACACGCACGTCCTGCGCGACCTCAAACACCACGTCTTCGACCAGGACGAGGCCGTCTGGGACCCGTTCGTCCTCTGCATCCGGGCGGGCGCCCACGACTCGCTGACGACGGGCAACGACCCGTGGTCGTACTTCAAGGTCATCTCGGAACTACACAACGTGCGCCAGACCGTCGACAACAGCGTCGTCGGACTCTATCCCGGCGGTCGAAACTGGCTGCCGATGCTGGCGATGGGGCTGATAGCGGGCGCGAACGTCGTCCGCGTCGGCATCGAGGACGCCTACTGGAAGTATCCCCACAGCGACGAGTTAATCGAGAAGAACTCCGAGGTCGTGGAACTGGCGGTCGAACTCGCCGAGATGCTCGGGCGAGAGGTCGTCACCGACCCCGTGCGCGCTCGGGAGATCCTCGGGATGGAGTACACTTCGCCGCGGTAG